One Herbaspirillum rubrisubalbicans genomic window carries:
- a CDS encoding SDR family oxidoreductase — protein MKAIVTGHTRGLGAAIAAELMQREVAVLGLARRRNETLAQQWPSLLHQQVIDLADPRQLLSWLDGDALSAFLADEAEVLLINNAATIQPSGALPHQCAQDIAQAVMLNVGAALILSARLATLAQARLGCECRILHLSSGAGRQAYPGWSVYGASKAALDHHARAVAQDGTPGLRICSVAPGVIDTDMQAELRDLPEERFALRELFLCLHAQGQLAAPATCARHLMDFLLTEDFGQQPVASLG, from the coding sequence ATGAAAGCAATCGTAACTGGCCACACCCGTGGCCTGGGGGCAGCCATCGCTGCCGAACTGATGCAACGCGAGGTTGCCGTATTGGGGCTGGCCCGTCGCCGCAATGAGACGTTGGCCCAGCAATGGCCTTCTTTGTTGCATCAGCAGGTGATCGATCTGGCCGATCCCCGGCAACTACTCTCATGGCTGGACGGCGACGCATTGTCGGCCTTCTTGGCCGATGAGGCAGAGGTGCTGCTGATCAATAATGCCGCCACCATACAACCGAGCGGCGCGCTGCCGCACCAATGTGCGCAAGACATCGCCCAGGCGGTGATGCTCAATGTCGGCGCGGCCCTCATACTGTCGGCCAGACTGGCAACACTTGCGCAAGCTCGCTTGGGGTGCGAGTGTCGCATCCTGCATCTTTCCAGCGGTGCCGGCCGTCAGGCCTATCCGGGGTGGTCGGTGTACGGCGCAAGCAAGGCGGCGCTGGACCACCACGCGCGTGCCGTCGCGCAAGATGGCACGCCGGGGCTGCGCATCTGCAGTGTCGCGCCTGGAGTGATCGACACCGACATGCAGGCAGAACTGCGGGACCTGCCAGAGGAACGCTTCGCCTTGCGCGAACTGTTCCTCTGTCTGCATGCACAGGGGCAACTGGCGGCGCCGGCTACGTGTGCGCGGCATCTGATGGATTTCCTTCTCACTGAAGACTTCGGGCAGCAACCGGTTGCGAGCCTCGGTTGA
- a CDS encoding aminotransferase, which produces MNHIVGRALEQRDYRAIHLARHLLPFEDHKFLQPEHVRVIVRGQGLYVWDDHGRRLLDGMSGLWCTTLGYGRQELVAAATRQMTTLSYCSQFFNTAHPTLAELSARLFELLPAHYSRILYCNSGSEANEILIKVVRRYWELAGRTSKRVIIGRHNGYHGSTVGSASLGGMKIMHALGASMLPEVQHIEQPFWFGYDGPLNEVEFGLHAAQALERKIIELGADNVAAFVAEPFQGAGGMIFPPDNYWPEIQRICQRHEVLLCADEVIGGFGRTGHWFAHEYFGFQPDLLTIAKGLTSGYVPMGGLVLSERVGETLAECGGLFAHGLTYQGHPVAAAVALATLSLLDEGGVLARLATCTGPYLQAQLRSRLGAHVLVNEIQGTGAVAALQLALGKDGKQRFANENAVGLHCMRRAQHHGLIVRNSGARIILAPALVASLAELDELIDKLTLALDDTARALQMA; this is translated from the coding sequence ATGAACCACATCGTCGGTCGCGCATTGGAGCAAAGAGACTATCGGGCCATTCATCTGGCGCGACATCTGTTGCCGTTCGAAGATCACAAGTTCCTTCAACCCGAACATGTTCGGGTGATCGTGCGTGGCCAGGGTCTGTATGTATGGGACGACCATGGCCGCCGCTTGCTCGATGGCATGTCCGGTCTTTGGTGTACCACGCTGGGGTATGGACGGCAGGAGCTGGTGGCTGCAGCCACCAGGCAGATGACCACCCTGTCCTATTGCAGCCAATTCTTCAACACCGCCCACCCCACACTAGCCGAGCTGTCGGCGCGGCTGTTCGAGCTGCTGCCAGCACATTACAGTCGTATCCTGTATTGCAACTCCGGCTCCGAAGCCAACGAGATCCTCATCAAGGTGGTACGCCGCTACTGGGAGCTCGCCGGACGCACCAGCAAGCGCGTCATCATCGGCCGTCACAATGGCTATCATGGTTCGACGGTGGGTAGCGCCTCCCTGGGCGGAATGAAGATCATGCACGCTCTGGGTGCAAGTATGCTGCCCGAGGTCCAGCATATCGAACAGCCCTTCTGGTTCGGCTATGACGGTCCGCTCAACGAGGTCGAGTTTGGCCTGCACGCGGCACAAGCCCTGGAGCGCAAGATCATCGAACTCGGTGCGGACAATGTGGCGGCTTTCGTGGCAGAACCCTTCCAAGGCGCTGGCGGCATGATCTTCCCGCCCGACAATTACTGGCCCGAGATCCAGCGCATCTGCCAACGTCATGAGGTCTTGCTGTGCGCCGACGAGGTCATCGGCGGCTTCGGCCGGACCGGCCATTGGTTCGCGCATGAGTATTTCGGCTTCCAGCCCGATCTGCTCACCATCGCCAAGGGGCTGACCTCGGGCTACGTGCCCATGGGTGGCCTGGTACTGTCCGAGCGGGTCGGCGAAACGCTGGCCGAGTGCGGTGGTCTGTTCGCCCATGGCTTGACTTACCAGGGTCATCCGGTGGCCGCCGCCGTCGCGCTGGCCACGTTGTCGCTGCTTGATGAAGGTGGTGTGCTGGCACGACTGGCCACATGCACCGGCCCCTATCTGCAGGCACAACTGCGCAGCCGGCTGGGCGCACATGTGCTGGTCAACGAGATTCAGGGAACCGGAGCGGTGGCCGCCCTGCAGCTTGCCTTGGGAAAGGATGGCAAACAACGCTTTGCCAACGAGAATGCGGTCGGGTTGCATTGTATGCGCCGAGCCCAGCATCATGGGCTCATTGTGCGCAATTCCGGTGCCCGCATCATCCTGGCCCCGGCGCTGGTGGCTAGTCTTGCCGAGTTGGACGAACTCATCGACAAACTCACACTGGCCCTGGACGATACGGCTCGGGCGCTGCAGATGGCGTAG
- a CDS encoding NAD(P)/FAD-dependent oxidoreductase, which produces MTHDFNAGQQLSLWSATGGEIPVTPPLQASARYDVAIIGAGYTGLSTALHLAEAGVSVCVLDTHAPGWGASGRNGGQVIPGLKYDPDQLRVMFGSAVADPLIAAIGSAADTVFDLIARHGIDCDAHRGGWIQPTHSPKVMRALESRARQWMAEGAPAQLMDGAEVARRIGTDAYVGGWKDERAGSLHPLKYCRGLARAAQRLGVAIHGNTRVAQLERRQGGWRVHSAQGPHIDADQVVLATNGYTDDLWPHLRQSVIAANSFIVATQPLSPQLGASILPAGEVTSDSRRLLLYYRRDAQGRLLMGGRGPFGEPRGVDDFAHLERSVALLFPQLAGVSFEYRWSGRVAITRDFMPHVHEPAPGLTAAVGYNGRGIAMASTMGRCLAQRLRAQAGAVFPFPVSTISPIPLHGLQRFYIAAGVAWYSVLDRFS; this is translated from the coding sequence ATGACGCACGATTTCAATGCAGGCCAGCAGCTCTCCTTGTGGTCCGCTACCGGTGGTGAAATTCCCGTCACGCCGCCACTGCAGGCCAGTGCGCGTTACGACGTCGCCATCATCGGTGCGGGTTATACCGGGCTTTCCACCGCTTTGCACCTGGCCGAGGCGGGTGTCTCGGTGTGTGTGCTGGATACCCATGCACCCGGCTGGGGGGCGTCCGGGCGCAATGGCGGGCAGGTCATTCCCGGCCTCAAGTACGATCCGGATCAATTGCGGGTGATGTTCGGCAGTGCCGTGGCCGATCCGCTGATCGCTGCCATCGGGTCGGCCGCTGATACGGTCTTCGATCTGATTGCCCGTCATGGCATCGATTGCGATGCGCACCGTGGTGGCTGGATCCAGCCCACCCATTCGCCCAAGGTGATGCGCGCACTGGAGTCGCGTGCGCGCCAGTGGATGGCCGAAGGGGCGCCGGCGCAGCTCATGGATGGTGCCGAAGTGGCGCGCCGCATCGGCACCGATGCCTATGTCGGCGGGTGGAAGGATGAGCGTGCCGGCAGTCTGCATCCGCTCAAGTATTGCCGGGGACTGGCGCGTGCCGCGCAGCGGCTGGGTGTGGCCATCCATGGCAATACGCGGGTGGCGCAGCTGGAGCGGCGCCAGGGCGGCTGGCGTGTACATAGCGCGCAGGGGCCGCACATCGATGCCGACCAGGTGGTGCTTGCCACCAATGGCTATACCGATGACCTGTGGCCGCATCTGCGGCAATCGGTAATTGCCGCCAACAGTTTCATCGTCGCCACCCAGCCGCTATCACCGCAACTGGGAGCGAGCATCCTGCCGGCTGGCGAGGTCACCTCCGATTCGCGGCGTCTGCTGCTGTATTACCGGCGCGATGCCCAGGGGCGTCTGCTCATGGGGGGGCGCGGTCCTTTCGGTGAGCCGCGCGGGGTGGACGATTTCGCCCATCTGGAGCGCTCGGTGGCCTTGCTGTTTCCGCAACTGGCCGGGGTGAGCTTCGAGTACCGCTGGTCGGGACGGGTCGCCATCACGCGTGACTTCATGCCGCATGTGCATGAACCTGCGCCCGGGCTGACCGCCGCAGTGGGCTACAACGGTCGCGGCATCGCCATGGCCAGTACCATGGGGCGCTGCCTGGCGCAGCGTCTGCGCGCGCAGGCAGGGGCGGTATTTCCCTTCCCGGTCAGCACCATCAGCCCCATCCCGCTGCATGGATTGCAGCGCTTCTACATTGCAGCCGGCGTGGCCTGGTATAGCGTGCTGGACCGTTTTTCCTGA
- a CDS encoding iron-containing alcohol dehydrogenase has translation MANQTFGFYMPNVSLMGVGCAEEVGLQAKALGARRVFLCTDVGMVKLGMANKIKAILESADLAVTVYDGSDPNPTDKNVELGVQLYRAADCDAIVSLGGGSAHDCAKGIGMVVSNGGNIRDYEGLNKTSKPMPPFLAINTTAGTASEMTRFCIITNTDNHVKMALVDWRCTPNVAINDPLLMKDMPASLTAATGMDALTHAIEAYVSTAATPITDACALQAIRLISQWLRPAVANAQQMEARDKMAYAEYLAGMAFNNASLGYVHAMAHQLGGFYNLPHGVCNAILLPEVCSFNLIACPQRYADIAEAMGEKIANLSVMDAADKAIKAIRQLARDVAIPPNLAVLGVKESDFELMATNAKKDACQLTNPRTATLEQVVGIFRQAHQG, from the coding sequence ATGGCAAATCAGACCTTTGGCTTCTACATGCCAAACGTATCGCTCATGGGCGTGGGTTGCGCCGAGGAAGTCGGCCTGCAAGCCAAGGCATTGGGAGCACGACGCGTGTTCCTGTGTACCGACGTCGGCATGGTCAAGCTCGGCATGGCGAACAAGATCAAGGCCATCCTCGAGAGCGCGGACTTGGCCGTCACCGTCTATGACGGTTCCGATCCGAATCCGACTGACAAGAACGTAGAACTGGGGGTGCAGCTATACCGCGCCGCCGATTGCGATGCTATCGTCTCGCTCGGCGGCGGCAGTGCCCACGACTGTGCCAAGGGCATCGGCATGGTGGTCAGCAACGGTGGCAATATCCGTGACTACGAAGGTCTGAACAAGACCAGCAAGCCCATGCCGCCCTTCCTGGCCATCAACACCACGGCCGGCACGGCCAGTGAGATGACCCGTTTTTGCATCATCACCAATACCGACAACCACGTGAAGATGGCCCTGGTGGACTGGCGCTGCACGCCCAATGTGGCCATCAACGATCCGCTGCTGATGAAGGACATGCCGGCCTCCCTCACCGCTGCCACCGGCATGGACGCCCTCACCCACGCCATCGAAGCCTACGTTTCCACGGCCGCCACGCCGATTACCGATGCGTGCGCCCTGCAGGCGATCCGCCTCATCTCGCAATGGCTGCGTCCGGCCGTGGCCAATGCCCAGCAGATGGAAGCCCGTGACAAGATGGCCTATGCCGAATACCTGGCCGGCATGGCGTTCAATAACGCCTCGCTCGGCTACGTCCACGCGATGGCCCACCAACTGGGTGGTTTCTACAACCTGCCCCATGGCGTGTGCAACGCCATCCTGCTGCCCGAGGTGTGCAGCTTCAACCTCATCGCCTGCCCACAACGCTACGCCGACATCGCCGAGGCGATGGGTGAAAAGATCGCCAACCTGTCGGTGATGGATGCCGCCGACAAGGCCATCAAGGCGATCCGGCAACTGGCCCGCGACGTCGCCATCCCGCCCAATCTGGCGGTACTGGGTGTCAAGGAGAGCGACTTCGAGCTGATGGCCACCAATGCCAAGAAAGACGCCTGCCAGCTCACCAACCCGCGCACGGCGACGCTGGAACAGGTGGTGGGCATCTTCCGTCAAGCCCATCAGGGCTGA
- a CDS encoding aldehyde dehydrogenase family protein, with translation MNQLHTEHIDKQYKLLINGEWVPSRSGNEFTSTNPASGELLAHCANADREDVDAAVQAAWSAYKTWKDTSPAERAGFLNRIADAIEAKAQHFAMVETLDNGKPIRETLAVDIPSGIDHFRYFAAAIRTDEGSATRLDKNTLSLILREPIGVVGQIIPWNFPFLMAAWKLAPALAAGNCVVIKPSSDTSLSLLELGKVLKDILPKGVVNIVTGKGSTTGNYMLEHEGFRKLAFTGSTDIGYTVAEAAAKKLIPSTLELGGKSANIIFPDAPWEKMIEGVQLGILFNQGQVCCAGSRIFVHKSIYNRFVEEAGKAFSQVNVNLPWLANTQMGPLVNAHQLKTVLGYVDIGRTEGEVLVGGHRIGRTELQDGNFMEPTLIATTNNSRVAREEIFGPVGAVIAFEDEDEVIAMANDSEFGLGGAVWTKTLNTALRVASGVETGRMWVNTYNQLPAHAPFGGYKKSGIGRENHKMMLEHYSQCKNIFISMDEAKLGLY, from the coding sequence ATGAACCAATTGCATACCGAACATATCGACAAACAGTACAAGCTGCTGATCAATGGCGAGTGGGTCCCCTCCCGTTCCGGCAATGAATTCACTTCCACCAACCCGGCCTCCGGCGAGTTGCTGGCGCACTGCGCCAATGCCGATCGTGAAGATGTCGATGCCGCCGTGCAGGCCGCCTGGTCGGCCTACAAGACCTGGAAGGACACCAGCCCAGCCGAACGCGCCGGCTTCCTGAACCGCATCGCCGATGCCATCGAGGCCAAGGCACAGCATTTCGCGATGGTCGAAACGCTGGACAACGGCAAGCCCATCCGCGAAACCCTGGCCGTGGACATTCCTTCGGGCATTGATCACTTCCGTTACTTCGCTGCCGCCATCCGTACCGATGAAGGCAGCGCCACCCGCCTGGACAAGAACACCCTGAGCCTGATCCTGCGCGAACCGATCGGTGTGGTCGGCCAGATCATTCCCTGGAACTTCCCCTTCCTGATGGCCGCCTGGAAGCTGGCACCGGCGCTGGCTGCCGGCAACTGCGTGGTGATCAAGCCGTCGTCCGATACCTCGTTGAGCCTGCTGGAACTGGGCAAGGTGCTCAAGGACATCCTGCCCAAGGGCGTGGTCAACATCGTCACCGGCAAGGGTTCCACCACGGGCAACTACATGCTGGAGCACGAAGGCTTCCGCAAGCTGGCCTTCACCGGCTCCACCGATATCGGCTATACGGTGGCTGAAGCCGCCGCCAAGAAACTCATCCCCTCCACTCTGGAGCTGGGCGGCAAGTCGGCCAACATCATCTTCCCCGATGCTCCGTGGGAAAAGATGATCGAAGGCGTGCAGCTTGGCATTCTCTTCAACCAGGGTCAGGTCTGCTGCGCCGGCTCCCGCATCTTCGTGCACAAGAGCATCTACAACCGCTTCGTCGAGGAAGCCGGCAAGGCCTTCTCGCAGGTCAACGTCAACCTGCCCTGGCTGGCCAATACCCAGATGGGCCCGCTGGTCAATGCGCACCAGTTGAAGACGGTGCTGGGTTATGTCGATATCGGTCGGACGGAAGGTGAAGTCCTGGTCGGCGGTCATCGTATCGGCCGCACTGAACTGCAGGACGGCAATTTCATGGAGCCGACCCTGATCGCCACCACCAACAACTCGCGCGTGGCCAGAGAAGAGATCTTTGGCCCGGTGGGCGCCGTCATCGCCTTCGAGGATGAGGATGAAGTCATCGCCATGGCCAATGACAGCGAGTTCGGTCTGGGCGGCGCAGTCTGGACCAAGACCCTCAATACCGCCCTGCGGGTGGCCTCGGGTGTGGAGACCGGTCGCATGTGGGTCAACACCTACAACCAGTTGCCCGCCCATGCCCCGTTTGGCGGCTACAAGAAGTCCGGCATCGGCCGCGAAAACCACAAGATGATGCTGGAGCACTATTCCCAGTGCAAGAACATCTTCATCAGCATGGATGAGGCCAAACTGGGTCTTTACTAA
- a CDS encoding Re/Si-specific NAD(P)(+) transhydrogenase subunit alpha produces MALTVGIPKEIFPEEKRVAASPEMVAKLIALGFPVLMENQAGALANMPDEAFRAAGASIAASPQQVWQAADLIFKVRAPSLAEVALMKEGSTLISFIWPAQNAELMAALAAKRATVLAMDCIPRISRAQKCDALSSMANIAGYRAVIEAANQFGRFFTGQITAAGKVPPAKVFVIGAGVAGLAALGTAVSLGAVVRANDTRQEVADQIKSMGAEFVGVNYVEEGSGGGGYAKVMSEGYQQAQRQVFAEQAKDVDIIITTALIPGKPAPKLITSEMVQSMRPGSVIVDLAAEQGGNCELTVPGEVVVRHDVTIIGYTDLPSRLSKQSSTLYATNLLRLTEELCKTKDGIILVNMDDEMIRGATVLKDGTVTWPPPAIKPAVAPAKPAPNAPATAPQAKAAPVKKPASRWGPVIFGGLAAVLLWLVGSYAPTEFLEHFTVFILACFVGYMVVWNVTASLHTPLMSVTNAISSIIAIGAMTQVSPALGTSGTPSSYLIFALAIAGIVLTAVNMFGGFAVTGRMLAMFRKQG; encoded by the coding sequence ATGGCGCTGACGGTTGGAATCCCCAAAGAGATATTTCCTGAAGAAAAAAGAGTGGCGGCTTCGCCCGAGATGGTCGCCAAATTGATCGCACTGGGTTTCCCGGTGCTGATGGAAAACCAGGCAGGTGCGCTGGCCAATATGCCAGATGAAGCTTTCCGCGCAGCAGGCGCAAGCATCGCCGCTTCCCCGCAACAGGTCTGGCAAGCAGCCGACCTCATTTTCAAAGTACGCGCTCCTTCCCTGGCGGAAGTCGCCTTGATGAAGGAAGGTTCCACCCTCATCAGTTTCATCTGGCCAGCACAAAACGCCGAGCTGATGGCCGCCCTGGCAGCCAAGCGGGCTACCGTGCTGGCAATGGATTGCATCCCCCGTATCTCGCGCGCACAAAAGTGCGATGCGCTCTCCTCCATGGCCAATATTGCCGGCTACCGCGCCGTCATTGAGGCCGCCAATCAATTCGGTCGCTTCTTTACCGGTCAGATCACGGCGGCCGGCAAGGTACCGCCGGCCAAGGTGTTCGTGATCGGTGCCGGCGTGGCGGGTCTGGCCGCGCTGGGCACAGCGGTCTCGCTGGGCGCCGTGGTGCGCGCCAACGATACCCGCCAGGAGGTGGCCGACCAGATCAAGTCCATGGGCGCCGAGTTCGTCGGCGTCAATTACGTCGAAGAAGGCTCCGGTGGCGGTGGCTATGCCAAGGTGATGAGCGAGGGCTACCAGCAAGCCCAGCGCCAGGTCTTTGCCGAGCAGGCCAAGGATGTCGACATCATCATCACCACCGCATTGATCCCCGGAAAACCCGCACCCAAGCTCATTACCAGCGAGATGGTGCAGAGTATGCGTCCCGGCAGCGTGATCGTCGACCTGGCCGCCGAACAGGGCGGCAATTGCGAACTGACGGTGCCAGGCGAAGTCGTGGTGCGCCACGATGTGACGATCATCGGCTATACCGATCTGCCGTCACGTCTGTCCAAGCAATCCAGTACGCTGTACGCGACCAACCTGCTGCGCCTGACCGAGGAACTCTGCAAGACCAAGGACGGCATCATTCTGGTCAATATGGACGATGAGATGATCCGCGGCGCCACCGTGCTCAAGGACGGCACGGTGACCTGGCCGCCGCCAGCCATCAAGCCGGCAGTTGCCCCCGCCAAGCCCGCGCCCAACGCACCGGCCACAGCCCCGCAAGCCAAGGCAGCCCCGGTCAAAAAGCCCGCCTCGCGCTGGGGCCCGGTGATCTTCGGTGGCCTCGCCGCCGTGTTGCTGTGGCTGGTGGGCAGCTATGCACCGACCGAGTTCCTGGAACACTTCACCGTGTTCATCCTGGCCTGCTTCGTCGGCTACATGGTGGTGTGGAACGTGACGGCGTCGCTGCATACGCCATTGATGAGCGTGACCAATGCCATCTCCAGCATCATCGCCATCGGCGCCATGACCCAGGTGAGCCCGGCTCTGGGAACGTCAGGAACGCCCTCCTCCTATCTGATATTCGCCTTGGCCATTGCCGGCATCGTGCTGACCGCGGTGAACATGTTCGGTGGCTTCGCCGTGACGGGTCGCATGTTGGCGATGTTCCGCAAACAAGGATAA
- a CDS encoding amino acid ABC transporter permease encodes MLLQNVLDFLPILLQGALVTVEVTILSFLLSSLLGLLLALMKVSRIKAVALAGATIVNIIRGLPIIVQLFYIYFVLPDIGIQLSAFHAGVIGLGIAYSAYQAENFRAGIEAVDVGQIEAAQSIGMRGPLIMRRVILPQAFRIALPPYGNTLVMMLKDSSLVSTITVLEMTRAGQMIASSTFQNMTVYTTVAVLYLLLSLPLVFLIRRLEIRNSKGRAR; translated from the coding sequence ATGCTCCTGCAAAACGTGCTGGACTTCCTGCCCATCCTCCTTCAGGGAGCGCTGGTCACCGTCGAAGTCACGATCCTGTCTTTCCTGCTCAGTTCGCTGCTGGGACTGCTACTGGCCCTGATGAAGGTTTCGCGCATCAAGGCCGTCGCCCTGGCCGGCGCTACCATCGTCAACATCATCCGCGGCCTGCCGATCATCGTGCAGCTGTTCTACATCTATTTCGTGCTGCCTGACATCGGTATCCAGCTCAGCGCCTTCCACGCCGGCGTGATCGGTCTGGGCATCGCCTATTCGGCCTACCAGGCGGAGAATTTCCGTGCCGGTATCGAGGCGGTGGATGTGGGGCAGATTGAGGCGGCGCAATCGATCGGTATGCGCGGACCCCTGATCATGCGCCGCGTGATCCTGCCGCAGGCCTTTCGCATTGCGCTGCCGCCCTACGGCAATACGCTGGTGATGATGCTCAAGGATTCCTCGCTGGTTTCCACCATCACCGTGCTGGAAATGACGCGTGCAGGCCAGATGATCGCTTCCAGCACCTTCCAGAATATGACTGTCTATACCACCGTAGCGGTGTTGTACCTGCTGCTGTCGCTGCCGCTGGTATTTCTGATCCGTCGCCTGGAAATCCGCAATAGCAAGGGGAGGGCACGATGA
- a CDS encoding amino acid ABC transporter ATP-binding protein, producing MIEVKRISKCFGQHEVLKDVSLSVAEGEVVCLIGPSGSGKSTVLRCINGLESYERGDILIDGQRVDRDSADIHRLRTRVGMVFQRFNLFPHRTVLENVTEGPVFVNRVPREQARVQAMALLEKVGLAARCDAYPAQLSGGQQQRVAIARSLAMQPEAILFDEPTSALDPELVGEVLAVMRTLAADGMTMIVVTHEMGFAREVADRVCFLHSGSIVESGPAAQVLSAPQHARTQDFLRRVIGK from the coding sequence ATGATTGAGGTCAAGCGTATTTCCAAGTGCTTCGGCCAGCACGAGGTGCTCAAGGATGTCTCGCTGTCGGTGGCCGAGGGCGAGGTGGTCTGCCTGATCGGCCCATCGGGTTCGGGCAAGTCCACGGTGCTGCGCTGTATCAACGGACTGGAGTCCTATGAGCGCGGAGACATCCTCATTGATGGCCAGCGTGTCGATCGCGACAGTGCCGACATCCACCGCTTGCGTACCCGGGTGGGCATGGTGTTCCAGCGCTTTAACCTGTTCCCGCATCGCACCGTGCTGGAAAACGTGACCGAGGGGCCGGTGTTCGTCAATCGCGTGCCGCGCGAACAGGCCCGGGTGCAGGCCATGGCGCTGCTGGAGAAAGTGGGCCTGGCGGCGCGTTGCGATGCCTATCCGGCGCAGCTCTCGGGTGGTCAGCAACAGCGCGTGGCCATTGCGCGTTCGTTGGCGATGCAGCCAGAGGCCATTCTCTTCGATGAGCCGACCTCGGCGTTGGACCCCGAACTGGTGGGCGAAGTGTTGGCCGTGATGCGCACGTTGGCTGCCGATGGCATGACCATGATCGTGGTAACCCACGAAATGGGTTTTGCGCGCGAAGTGGCCGACCGCGTGTGCTTCCTGCACAGCGGCAGCATCGTCGAATCCGGTCCGGCCGCGCAGGTGCTGTCGGCACCGCAACATGCACGCACCCAGGATTTCCTGCGCCGCGTGATTGGTAAATGA
- the pntB gene encoding Re/Si-specific NAD(P)(+) transhydrogenase subunit beta, producing MNASSLVTTSYIGAIVLFILSLGGLSNPETARRGNVYGIIGMAVAILATIFGPHVTMSGLPYLICAILVGGSIGLIAARRIKMTQMPELVALMHSLVGLAASLIGFVSYFSHAESAAGASSAILKVEIYIGVLIGAVTFSGSLIAFGKLAGKIGGKPLMLPARHWLNLACLLLMIWLAVDFVGADSTAQGLLPLLIMTGLALLFGIHMVMAIGGADMPVVVSMLNSYSGWAATATGFILSNDLLIVTGALVGSSGAILSSIMCKAMNRNFFSVIAGGFGTGAAKVQGEHAAIAGEVTAISAQDTAGLLKQAKSVIIVPGYGMAVAQAQHTVWEITAFLRERGVNVRFGIHPVAGRMPGHMNVLLAEAKVPYDIVMEMDEINHDFPDTDVAVVIGANDIVNPAAEDDPTSPIAGMPVLQVWKAKCAIVMKRSMASGYAGVDNPLFYRDNTRMLFGDAKKMLDEVLLALKG from the coding sequence ATGAATGCTTCTTCTCTTGTGACCACCAGTTATATCGGAGCCATCGTGCTGTTCATCCTGAGTCTGGGCGGCCTGTCCAACCCGGAAACGGCACGACGCGGCAATGTCTACGGCATCATCGGCATGGCCGTGGCCATCCTGGCGACCATCTTCGGTCCGCATGTGACCATGAGCGGCCTGCCCTACCTGATCTGTGCCATCCTGGTCGGCGGCAGTATCGGCTTGATCGCCGCCCGGCGCATCAAGATGACCCAGATGCCCGAACTGGTGGCCTTGATGCACAGCCTGGTGGGTCTGGCAGCCAGCCTGATCGGCTTCGTGTCCTATTTCAGTCACGCCGAGTCGGCCGCCGGTGCCAGCAGCGCCATCTTGAAGGTGGAAATCTATATCGGCGTGTTGATCGGCGCCGTCACCTTCTCCGGCTCCCTGATCGCCTTCGGCAAGCTGGCCGGCAAGATCGGTGGCAAGCCTTTGATGCTGCCCGCACGTCACTGGCTCAATCTGGCCTGCCTGCTGCTCATGATCTGGCTGGCGGTGGACTTCGTGGGTGCCGATAGCACTGCGCAAGGACTGCTGCCCTTGCTCATCATGACCGGCCTGGCCTTGCTCTTCGGCATCCACATGGTGATGGCCATCGGTGGTGCCGACATGCCGGTGGTGGTGTCGATGCTCAACTCCTATTCCGGCTGGGCTGCCACGGCCACCGGCTTCATCCTCTCCAATGACTTGCTCATCGTCACTGGTGCGCTGGTGGGCTCCTCGGGCGCCATCCTGTCCTCCATCATGTGCAAGGCCATGAACCGCAATTTCTTCAGTGTCATTGCCGGTGGCTTTGGTACGGGCGCTGCCAAGGTCCAGGGCGAACATGCTGCTATCGCCGGCGAGGTCACGGCCATCAGCGCCCAGGACACCGCCGGTCTGCTCAAGCAAGCCAAGAGCGTCATCATCGTGCCCGGCTACGGCATGGCGGTCGCCCAGGCCCAGCACACCGTCTGGGAAATCACTGCATTCCTGCGCGAGCGTGGCGTCAATGTGCGCTTCGGCATCCACCCGGTCGCTGGCCGGATGCCTGGCCACATGAACGTGCTGCTGGCCGAGGCCAAGGTGCCCTATGACATCGTGATGGAAATGGATGAGATCAACCATGACTTCCCGGACACCGACGTGGCCGTCGTGATCGGCGCCAACGACATCGTCAACCCGGCGGCCGAAGACGATCCCACCAGCCCCATCGCCGGAATGCCGGTGCTGCAGGTCTGGAAAGCCAAGTGCGCCATCGTGATGAAGCGCTCCATGGCCTCCGGCTACGCGGGCGTGGACAATCCGCTGTTCTATCGGGACAACACCAGGATGCTGTTTGGCGACGCCAAGAAGATGCTGGACGAAGTATTGCTGGCCCTGAAGGGTTGA